The genomic region tattattattattattattattattatttacataatataaattagcaacaaGTTAAGGCCGGTGTTGTACCCtatgttttgggttttttttttttaaatgatattTCACTTTACACCCAAAACTACTTGATTTTGTAGTTTTAACCTAAAAGTTTTTACTTTTTCCAATTTAAcatcacaattttttttacttttaactttgatcccctatgttttccatattttacaaaaattatTGTTTTACGTTtagttctaaattttgcgagttaacacgataCAATGTGTGTGTATCTCAACGATTTTACGTTTCTTATaagcttcgttctaaattttgtgaattAACATGGCGCAACGTATGTGTGTGGTTTAGTGtatttacgtcgtctatttttttccccgTTTAATAAGTTCGTCACAACGCGTGAGTCCTAAATTGAGTTAGTTactattttctatgttttatatgTCGGTCTAATTTCTCAACGTTAAGACGCCGCAACTtcaatgttggtggtcgttggctatagtgtggcattggtgctatttgTCACGGTTTTACGTCTCCACCGCTACGCGGGGGGCTTAATATGATAGGTTATTTATATGGATATAAGTCATGTAATGTTGTAATTATGATACCATTAATTGTATTGAGTTTATTTGGTAAATTACTTATTTGTATAAGATAGTAATACAGACTTAACCAACAAAAACATCTAATACAttgtaaatgtgaatctgatcaacAACATGTTAATTTCTTTGACCACGGGCGCAACGCGCACGTGTCAATCttctagttattattattacaaatcataactaaaaaagaaaaaaaaagcctTTTTCAACCACCAAATAGTTTTATAAAACTTTGATTAGTGTAGTCATAATCATGTTCCTAAAGTCATAAGCGGACCCCACGACGACCGTCAAAAGTTCAACTCTATTTTCAGCCCCGCATTTTGGACTCTTCCAAATCCCATGTGTCTGCGCACACcctatctttctctctctctcttcgtctTCTTCTACCTCTACAACTGATTTTTTCTCAATTTTCCCTCGAAATCTTACGATCAGGTCAGTTTCTACAACTCTCGTTTACATTTTCGTGTCTATGTATATGTACATATGCGTGTTTTTCACTACAGTAGCGTGTAATCATACTGTACATGCATCCGATGTGTTTAGATCTGTTGTTTATGCGAATTGAAGCTCTGGTTGACGGTTTCGAGCGACTCGTACGCTGTTCTGGATGAAATTTTGTATGTATTATGTGTTTTTGTTGAAATTTGTTTGTTCAGTTAGTGTTTGTTAGTTTATTGTTGGAGGAATTGTGGTTTTGATCATTGATGACTTGTTGTATGCATGTTTTGGTTGCTGATGTGATGTTGTTTAAGAAGTTAGGGCTTGGATTTGAGTAAGTTGAAGTTCTAATTAATGGTTTTGATCGACTCACATGCTGTTCTGGATGAAATTTTGTATGTATTATGTGTTTTTGTTGAAATTTGTTAGTTCAGTCAGTGTTTTTAGTTTATTGTTGGAGGAACTGTGTTTTTGATCATTGATGACTTGTTGTATGCATGTTTTGGTTGCTGATATGATGTTGTTTAAGAAGTTAGGGCTTGGATTTGAGAAAGTTGAAGTTCTAATTAATGGTTTTGATCGACTCGCATGCTGTTCTGGATGAAATTTTGTATGTATTATGTGTTTTTGTTGAAATTTGTTAGTTCAgttagtgtttttagtttattGCTGGAGGAATTGTGTTTTTGATCATTGATGACTTGTTGTATGCATGTTTTGGTTGCTGATATGATGTTGTTTAAGAAGTTAGGGCTTGGATTTGAGAAAGTTGAAGTTCTAATTAATGGTTTTGATCGACTCACATGCTGTTCTGGATGAAATTTTGTATGTATTATGTGTTTTTTGTTGAAATTTGTTAGTTCAGTTAGTGTTTTTGGTTTATTTGTGGAGGAATTGTGTTTTTGATCATTGATGAATTGTTGTATGCATGTTTTGGTTGCTGATATGATGTTGTTTAAGAAGTTAGGGCTTGGATTTGAGTAAGTTGAAGTTCTAATTAATGGTTTTGATCGACTCACATGCTGTTCTGGATGAAATTTTGTATGTATTATGTGTTTTTCTTGAAATTCGCTAGTTCAgttagtgtttttagtttattGTTGACGGAATTGTGTTTTTGATCATTGATGACTTGGTGTAAGTATGATTTGATGGTGTTTTAGAAGTTAGGGCTTGACTTTGAGTCAGTTGAAGTTCTGGTTAATGGTTTCGATCGACTCACACGCTGTTCTGGATGAAGTTTTGTATGTATTAGGTGTGTTTGTTGAAAATCGCTAGTTCAGTAGGTAATTTTAGTTCATTGTTGAAGGAATAgtgttttttttctttgatgactTGTTGTGTGTATGATTTGATGTTGCTTTAGAAGCTAGGGCTTGGATTTGAGTAAGTTGAAGTTCTGATTAATGGTTTCTGGATGAAGTTTTGTATGTATTAGGTGTTTCTGTTGAAATTTGCTAGTTCAGTAGGTGATTTTAGTTCATTGTTGAAGGAATAGTGTTTTTTGATCTTTGATGACTTGTTGTATGTATGTTTTGGTTGCTGATATGATGTTGTTTTAGAAGTTAGGGCTTGCATTTGAGTAAGTTGAAGTTATGATAAACGGTATCGATCGACTCACACGCTGTTCTGGATTAAAATTTTGTATTTATtaggtgtttttttttaaattcgctAGTTCAGTTGGTCTTTTAGTTCATTGTGGAAGAAATTGTGTTTTTGAGCATTGATGATTTGTTGTATGTATGAGTtgttgatttgatgttgtttCAGAAGTTAGGGCTTGGATTGGAGTTAGGAAATGATGAGCCGGTTCAAAGAGGAAGAGAGAAACGAGAAAGCCGTAAGGAATCTGCTTAAACTTCCAGAGAATAGGAGGTGTATTAACTGCAACAGTTTGGTAATTTTCCACTTGTTTCGTTGCCTTTTTGTTGAGTATTATTGTACTAGATCGCTGTTTATACAGAATTTTGTTACCAACATTCCTAATATATCTCATGTTGTTTACTAAACAGGGACCACAGTATGTATGCACTAACTTCTGGACATTCGTTTGCACTACTTGCAGTGGAATCCAGTAAGTACTTACATGCTTTTTGTAAAAACTAAGTGCATTAATGTGAAATTTCAGTTAATCAGTTTGTATGTTAAGTATGTCGTTTAAAATAACATTCCGCTCATTTGAGCTCCTATATTGATCACCGAATGTACATTTTCTGCAGTCGAGAGTTCACTCACAGGGTAAAGTCAGTGTCAATGGCTAAATTCACTTCACAGGAAGTTAGTGCCCTTCAAGGAGGCGGAAATGCggtaatatttttatataatatactAATAATTTTTTTCACAACTTGATGTTATAATATGACTCCTTCTGATTGCGATATCAGAGTGCGAAGGAAATTTATTTCAAAAATTGGGATCCTCAACGGCAATCTTTCCCAGACAGTAGGTCTGTAATTAATTAACGTACTGTATTATGATAATAGTTCAATTCTGAATTCTATCCATGTGACAGTAATGTTGAGAGGCTTCGGGACTTCATTAAACATGTGTATGTGGATAGAAGATATTCTGGTGAGAGGAGCTTTGACAAGCCTCCAAGAGTGAAGACGGTACTGTTGCGTAGCCTAAAAATAATAGAAAAATTGCCAATAAGGTAACCAAATATCTCAAATTTTCTCTCTCATCAAAAGGAGTGTAAGTTCAAATGTTGACAAATTTAGGGACCCAAATACAGTTCAAGTTTGACAATATTTCCCTATATTTATCAACTGAACTTTCACCCCATTTGACGAGATAGAACATTACGCATATCCCATATTGTCGAACTCGGGATTTTTGGTTACCTTTCTTGGCAATTCTCCCTTCTAAAGCGGGGCAAGTCCATAGAATATCAACTGACTAAAATGGTCCGCTTTGGTGATTATACTCTTTTTCGTCCAAGCGTAGTACTAAGGTTTTAAAATAGGCAAATATGGTAATCATAGTGTAAGTgcttagggctgcaaacgaaccaaacattcagcgaacagttcgtgaaccgttcgacgggaagttcgtttgtgttcgctcattcgtttattaaacagagacgaacaagaaatttcgttcgtttagttaaatgaatgaacatgaacagaggctgcgttcgttcatttatgttcgtgaacatttggtaacatgttcgtttatgttcgattCTGTTCGATGGTTCATTACTCATTAGTGTTTTTAGctgttatattttatataaattctTCAAAATTCCGCCAAATAACATATTTAATAcgtgtcagtgtattatatattatgttcatgaacgcATGTTCagttgtttgtgttcgtttgtttctatTTGTGTTcttgaacattagtttgtgttcatcaacgttcgttgcctaaaacgaacacaaacacgaacacgctcattttcttaacaaacaaacaaggACATGAAATCTCCTTCGGTAAGTGTTCTTGAACACATTGTCTGTGTTCGTTCGGTTTGTATGCAGTCCTAGTTGTGCTGTTATCTTTAATACGGCTCCTAAACGCATTAAGCAGAACTCGAAGTTATGCTGGTTTTCTAATTAAGAGCATTATGCTCCTATCTTTGGTTTGTTTATCATATCTGGATTATTTGCATATTTAAACAGGGGGAAGCAGAAGGTTCTAGAAGTCCGCCATTTAGGGACGGAAGGAACTCTGAAGATGGGAAATTGTCTAATGGAGGTTTTAAGGTTGACAAGAAATCTCCTGATCACCAAAGAGATCCAGATATATCTAGCCCCCCTGTAATAAGACCTGTTAGGGATATACTGGGAGATAAAGCATCTCCTGTTCGAATTGAGGCTCCAAAATCCAATGGTTCATTGCGTACACAGGTCAGCTTAATAAGGTTATTATGTGGCCTTTTAGGCTTACTTATATTAGACTATATTATTATGGCCCACGGGCTCAGTTAAGTTTCTAGGGTTACTCGTAATCTCTATATATATTGTTTGTATTTTTACCATCTTACATAGTAAACTCAAAATGTCggtttttgactttttgtttaTTGCTAACTCTATACCTTTTTATAGTGTAATTGAAATATCATTAGTATCTTTTAAAGTTTCTTCTTGTTGAAAACTTTGATATAGAATACTGGAgggagtaaattgccattttcatccttgaggtttggccagtttcgcgactttcgtccaaaggtttgtttttacgcatctagatccaaaaggtttgaaatctggccattttcatccggctcgtcaactccatccatttttctccatgaagtcaagggtatttccatcttttttgttaactggaagtcggtctttttcactttatgttaAAAGACCAAagtgcccttttagttaacaaaaaaaagacggaaataccctgacttaatggagaaaaatggatggagttaacgagccggatgaaaatggcaagatttcaaaccttttggatccagatgcgaaaaaacaaacctttggatgaaagtcgcaaaagtggccaaacctcagggacaaaaatgttATTTTACTCTAGAATACTGTGATTAAACTATGTAAAAATCAGATATTATAATTATCTGGTAAACTTGAAGTAGAAGGTTAAAAGGTGATAGAGTGTATGATTATGTCATTTTGTTAGGCATAAAGTACCTTCAAGAAGTCGTTTGAATACATATCATGACGATAATGTTCTAGTCATATACAAACGCTTATGAATTGCAGAGAACTGTATCTTCCAGTAGCTTGGGATCTTCTAACGAAATTACATCCGAACATAAAACTGAAAGTTCCTTGATAGATTTTGATGCTGTTCCCGAACCTTCTTCAACTGCCCAAGCGCCGCCACAAGTACAACAAGCGGCTCCATCTGTCAGTCAGCCAACAACATCATCAAATAACAATTGGGCTAATTTTGATTCGTTTCAAGAAGCGAAACCAGTTCATACTCCTTCAACTACCAACTTGCTAGATGCACTTTCTGAACTATCGGTTCCAGCATTCAGTGCTAATCCGCCAGCTGGACCATCTGGCTACACACAGTTGCCGGTTTCCACACCAACAAGTTATCCGACAATTGCTCCTGGTCCCAATGCCTTTGGTCAGGGGCAGCATGTGCATCCTCAGCAGAATCAGGCCTTTGCCCTGTCATTTAATCAGGCTGTTGGTGGATCTCACAACAACCAGGTGCGGCCTTCTTcggttttttttattatatactTCTGCCCAATTATATATGTTAATGTCTGAGTGCTAGCGCTTAGGTCTTGTTGTTTTGTGTCATCGTTTATGTATTAGGGCAGTATTAACGAGTATGTGTTTGACTTAACACCCCCTAACCTTCAGAAAACTTTTTAAAAACTTTAAAAATCGTCGTTTTCACCCCCTTTGCGTTCTAACTTTTTAAATTTACCCCCTGTATTTTCATTCTTTAGCTTAAAATTGAAAAACTATTTTCTCACGTGattatttttatgtacatgtcGGTATAATTTCACATTTCAGCGTAAATGATATAAATTCACGTTTCGACATAAATTTCTTCGGAAACGAgtctggtcaaatataatacgttttcttgcttattttgcatatgttttcagttggtctacattttgacgtaaattATGTTAGGAAATGAGTCGGGTAAATATAATACGTAACACGTTTTCATTCGACGGTATAAATCCGAGTTGTTGTACATTTTGACGCCGCTAAGTCTTGATGCAAAGGTGAGGGTGGTGTAGTGGTTAGCTGGAACCCTCACTAAACGAACCAACTCGGGTTTGATTCTGTTTCTTTTGTAACCGCATGGCTTTAGATCGGATACATTGAAACACActttttcatatggttaacgcatcataTAACGTGCAGCAATGGAATCCTTCACTAAGTGGGAATAGTAATACTCAAGTGCTTTCAAGTTCTCAAGGTGTGCAGACTCAAGTTACACATGGGGTTGATGTTAAACCGACAGCTAAAAAAGAATTACCAGCGGTAATGGTGTTTATTTTATGAGCTATATATTTCATCTCATGTAGAGGTAGCAATTACTAGCCATTTACCTACAAATAGGTCAATTTGGCTTTATAGAATTCATGTATATGTGCAGGATTTATTTTCTTCCAGTTTTTCGTCTTTTGCTGCTCCGGGTCCTGGCTGGTTTCCTGCTCCACAATATGGCATGGGATTCAACATGCAATATAATGTTCCGATGGTATGATGATTGATGAAACCTGCCATAAAAGCATAAATTCCCATTACGCCCCTGGTTCTGTTTTATGTTTAAGACGTTGAATTGATTATTTTCTGTTATTACAGCCCATGCCACCGGTTTACCAGCAGCCATCAAAACCTTCAAATCCGTTTGATGTCAACGACTCATCTCCAGTTCAAGCTACAACAGTATGCCTACTTAATTCACTCTTCTTTTGTTTGGTTATTCATCACTGAAGTGAGAATTAGTAATAAAAGATGgactaaaatgccattttcgtccctgaggtttagcaagttttgcgactttcatccaaagggtTGTTTTTctgcatttggatccaaaaggtttgaaatcttgccattttcatctggctcgttaactccatccaatttctccgttaagtcgggtattttccgtcttttttgttaacttagaGGACAATTCGGTCCTTTTCAGGGGTATtcagtctttttacataaagtgtaAAAGACTGAATT from Helianthus annuus cultivar XRQ/B chromosome 10, HanXRQr2.0-SUNRISE, whole genome shotgun sequence harbors:
- the LOC110886873 gene encoding probable ADP-ribosylation factor GTPase-activating protein AGD14, whose amino-acid sequence is MMSRFKEEERNEKAVRNLLKLPENRRCINCNSLGPQYVCTNFWTFVCTTCSGIHREFTHRVKSVSMAKFTSQEVSALQGGGNASAKEIYFKNWDPQRQSFPDSSNVERLRDFIKHVYVDRRYSGERSFDKPPRVKTGEAEGSRSPPFRDGRNSEDGKLSNGGFKVDKKSPDHQRDPDISSPPVIRPVRDILGDKASPVRIEAPKSNGSLRTQRTVSSSSLGSSNEITSEHKTESSLIDFDAVPEPSSTAQAPPQVQQAAPSVSQPTTSSNNNWANFDSFQEAKPVHTPSTTNLLDALSELSVPAFSANPPAGPSGYTQLPVSTPTSYPTIAPGPNAFGQGQHVHPQQNQAFALSFNQAVGGSHNNQQWNPSLSGNSNTQVLSSSQGVQTQVTHGVDVKPTAKKELPADLFSSSFSSFAAPGPGWFPAPQYGMGFNMQYNVPMPMPPVYQQPSKPSNPFDVNDSSPVQATTFPSMVPLQGALPNMVPQASIIHRTTSLGTLSPSWMPTQSSNPLPSTSTLHRTTSLGAPPSPWMPTQSSHPLSYGSPMPSGPFMGQVGPNMPPSYRPQAAGSFGSFNLSQQQSGSGGGNPFG